From the Verrucomicrobiia bacterium genome, the window ACCAGAACGGTTCCTGCCGGCCATCGATGCGGTGGCCAAGGCTCGCGGCGCCAGCCGAACCACTGTGGCCTTGGCCTGGCTCCTAAAGCACCCCGCCAAAATTCAACCCATCGTCGGCTCAATTAATCCCGAGCGGATTCGGCAAACCGCCCAAGCCGCCGACCTGGAATTGACTCGTGAGGAGTGGTATCAGCTTCTGCTGGCCGCGCGCGGTGAACCACTGCCTTAGCCGTAGCCTTTGATCAAGGTGTGCTTGCCAGACCAGATTTCACCAGAGCCCCTTCGTCTTTTTATCGCCATCCCACTGCCCGAAGAGATTAAAATCGCTCTTGAAAATGTGCAGCGGGAGTTGCGCCACGCGGCGCCTAAAGAGGGTTTGCGTTGGACCACTCGAGACCAACTCCACCTGACCCTGAGATTCCTGGGAAACGTTCAGACCCAGCACGTGGACGCATTAACCCAAGCGCTCCGCAGCGCTTCAGAAACCTATTCTGCGCTCGAATTGCGGTCGCAAGGCCTTGGCGCCTTTCCAAACCGTGGCGCGCCTCGCGTGCTGTGGGCAGCCATAGAGGATAAAACCAAGCAGTTGCCCTCCTTGCAGGCTGCTATTCAATCCGCCACACTTGTTTTCACGAACGAGAAACCGGAGGAGCGATTTGCCGGCCATATCACCTTGGCTCGGGTCAAAAGAATCAAACCTTCGGAGGCTAAGGTTTTGGCCGCCGCTCTGGGGGCAAGGGGGTCGAGGGTTTTTGGAGAATGGACGGCGCGCGAAGTTCACCTCTGCGCAGCGAACTCTCTGCGCAGGGGGCGAAACATACCATCCTGAGCATTTTCATTCTCGGGTGCTAATCGCTCCTGTTGCGGCTCTGCCTCGCCGGGTGTTCCGCGGCTTTTTACACCACGAACCGCGGCTCATAAGTCGCGGCCGCGCCATGCTTGCGCAGCAGTTGGATAAAACGCTCCAGTCCGCGCTTTTCATCACTCCCCACATGATAATGAATATGCCAGCCCAGGTAATCCTTGCGGAAATCGTAATCGTACTCAGTGCGTTCGCGAATGATGATGTCCAGAGTGTCCAATCCGAAATCGCGCGCCTCGCGTAATTGGCGGCGCAGCGTTGAATTCTCGACCCCGCGGCGCAACGCCCAAACCGCATAGACAAACGGCAGCCGGGTCAGCTCGTACCATGCGGCGCCCAGGTCCCATATTTCGTGCTGGCGTGGCCCCAGGAGCAAGTCCAGTGCTCTGTCCCCAATTAACAGCGCGTAATCCGGCAGGGCGGCAAAATCGTAGCTCGGCAGCGGCTTGAACTCCGGTTTCAACCCGTGTTCGGCCAGCAGGACGCGCAGCAACTCGATGCTGGTGAGCGAGGCGGTATCGCAAAAAATCTCACGCGCCTCTTCGATGGGGCGCCGGTGCGCTAAGATCACGCTTTTGACCTCTCCCAGCGAGGCAATGCCGATCCCATCCAGGATGTCGTAACGGTCGTTGAACAACACCTCGACCACACTGACCAGCGCCGCGTCCAATTCATCCCGCTGCAGCATTTGGGCCAGCATCGATGGGGTAGTGAATACCACCTGGTCCTCGATGCCGCGCGTCAGCGGCACGGCGTTGAGATAGCCCACCGACCCAACGCGAAACGGGGCCAGCGACTGTTCGAGGCTGGATTCGCGCTGCAAATTAGCCGCCCGTTTCTCACGCTCAGCCCGGTGGGCCAGTGCCTCAACGGGTTCCTGGGGGGCCATGCGTAGTTTCTGCGGTTGGTGATTGTACATGGGCCTAGGCCGTAGCCAGGTTCTGTTCGAGGAGAGCCGAGGCTGTGCCGTTGGTCTCGTTCACCGTTGCAGCGGCAGGAGCCGGGCCGTCCCATTCTTTAATCGGCTCGTAAAAGGTGTTTCGCTGCACGGGAACCCTGCCGGCCTCCCGAATCGCTTTAATCATGTCGGCCTCGGTCTGTACTTGGGGCGACTTTGCGCCTGCCATATGAAAAATATGCTCTTCGAGAATGGTCCCGTGGAGGTCGTCGGCCCCGTAACTCAGGGCCACCTGGGCCAGCTTAAGGCCAAATGCCACCCAGTAGGCCGTGATATGGTCGAAATTATCCAGGTAAATCCGGCTCACTGCCACCGTGCGCAAGGTGTCGAAACCTGTCGGCGGATGCGAGACCGGGATGTCGTTGTTTTCCGGGTGATACGGCAGGGGAACAAACCCCACAAAGCCTCGCGTCTCATCCTGGAGTTCGCGCAATTGCCGCAAATGATCAACTCGGTCTGCCGGCGATTCGATATGCCCGTATAACATCGTGCAAGTGCTCCGTCCGCCCAGCCGGTGCCAGGTCCGATGCACATCCAGGTATTCCTCCGCCGATTCTTTGCCACGGGCGATTGCCGAGCGTATCTCCTTGCGGAAAATCTCCGCCCCGCCCCCGGTGAGCGATTGCAGGCCAGCCTCCTTCAACTCGCGCAGGGTTTCTTCGAGTGATTTTTTAGCCAGCCACGCCAGGTGGAGTATCTCGATGGCGGTGAAGCATTTGAGTTGCAGGCGCGGGTCCAGCGCGCGCAGAGCCTTGAGCAAATCGGTGTAATAGCTGAACGGCAGTGAAGGGTGTAATCCCCCGACGATGTGCAGTTCGGTGATGCCCAGGTGCAGCGCTTCGCGCGCTTTCTGAACGATCTCCTCGACCGTAAACTGGAATCCGTCCGCATCCCGTTTCTTGCGCGCAAACGCGCAGAATTGGCAGCTTAGGATGCAGTAATTGGAATAATTGATGTAACGGTTAATGATATAACTGGCCCGGTTGCCTGATTTCCGCTGCCGCGCCAGGTCCGCGATGGCGCCGAGCCCGTTGAGGTCCTTGCTCGCGAAAAGCCGCAGCGCCTCCGAATCGGTTATCCGTTCTCCGGCAGCCACCTTCTGGTAAATATCCCGCAATTCGCCGTGTTGGACAAAAAAATGCACTCCCATAGGAATACCAGATGTGGCGTGTTTTGCCAATTGACAATAGCGCCCGGGAAAATAACCTGTTTCGCCTGACTAAAGTGGGGTGCGGCCATCCAGGCAAGGGCGCATTCCCAAAGTCGCTGGAGAGGATGTGAACGAGTTTGACTGAAATTAAACTGAAGAAAGGCGAACCCGTAGAAAGAGCCCTGCGCCGGTTGAAGAAGACGATCGACAGGGAAGGGACATTGAAGGTTGTGCGTGATCATCGCCATTTCGAAAAGCCAAGCGAAAGGCGCCGGCGCAAGGAAAAAGCGGCCCGGTTTTCTGCCATGCTCACCGCGCGCTACGCCGATTTATAACGCCATTCCAGGGCGGGTGCGGTTTTGGAACCGCTTCCCGCCTTTCAAGATGATGGCGTTGACTCGCCCTGGCTCTGGTGAGGCAAGCCCGGGACCTGTTACACACCCATTTGCGGTGGGCTGGAGCGGGTACTCGTGGAAATTGGTGGCATTCGTGTCACGCCCAGAAACTCAAAAAACATGTATTCTCTCTCCAGTTGTTGGAACTCACACCGGCACAGTGATGGCCGGGCGATGCTGCGCGAAATCCGGGAGTTGGGCTTCGAATACGCCGAGCTGAGTCACGGCACTCGCATTAGCCTGTTGCCGGGCATTCTTGAGGCGGTGGATGCCGGGGAAATCCGTATTTCCAGTTTGCACAATTTTTGCCCGCTTCCCATGGGGGTCAATAACTCCGCCCCCAATCTGTATCAGTTCTCCGCCGAACGGCCTCGGGAACGGGAGTTGGCCCAGCGCTACACGCTCAAGACCTTTGAGCTGGCCGAGCGAGTCCGCGCGCCTGTCGTCGTGCTTCACCTGGGCAGCATCGAGATGAAAGATTACACCCGCAAACTCCTCGACATGGTCGAGCGCGGCGATAAAGAGACTCCGAAGTATGAAAAACTCTGCGCCGAACTGGACGAACGGCGCGAAGCCAAAAAGGAGCCGTTTCTGGAGCGAACGAAGGAGGTATTAAAGGCCTTGCTGCCGGAAGCCAAGGCGCGCGGGATCAAGTTGGGAGCCGAAAACCGGCAAGCGCTCGAAGAGTTGCCGTTTGAAAGCGATTTCCAATTCCTCTTCCGCGAACTCGCCAGCCCGAATCTGGTGTACTGGCATGACACAGGCCATGCGCAAATCAAAGAGAACCTCGGCTTCATCGCCCACCGGATGCATCTCGAGTCTCTGCGCGAGCGTCTCTATGGCTTTCACATTCATGATGTGCAGTTCCCTGGCCGCGACCATTGCGCCCCGGGCTCGGGAACCATCGATTTCGCCGCGCTCAAGCCCTTTGTTAAAAACGAGCACCTCAAAATTTTTGAGTTCAGTCCTTCGCTGACACCAGAGGAAGTCCGGAGCGGCTCCGAACATGTGAAACGGATTTGGGGACAGGACTAGGGCTTGCAGGCCCAGCCCGCAGGCTGAGATGGAAATCAGGAACAGCGATGAGCAGCAAACACATGGATTCATTGCGAGCCCACGCCAAGGCTATCGTGAAGCGATTGCAGGCTCGGGGCTTTGCCGCATTCTGGGTGGGCGGTTCGGTGCGTGATTTCCTGCTCGGACGCGTTCCGGAGGATTACGATATTGCAACCGGCGCCACACCCGCCGAGATTGAGAAGCTCTTCGAGCGCACGATACCTGTGGGACGCAGGTTCGGCGTCGTCGTCGTGATTGAGGGCGGTCACCAGTTTCAAGTGGCCACTTTCCGCGCAGAAGCCGATTACCAGGATGGCCGGCATCCGGAGCAGGTCCGCTTTGGCGACGCCAAGGCCGATGCCCTCCGGCGCGATTTCACCGTGAATGGTCTGTTTTACGATCCGGTGCGGGACAAGCTGCAGGACTGGGTGCAGGGCGAGCCGGACTTGCGGGCGGGCATTATTCGCACGATTGGCTCGCCTGCGGAACGGTTCGCCGAAGATCACTTGCGTTTGTTGCGAGCGGTGCGTTTGGCGGCACAACTGGATTTCCAGATGGACCCCGAAACCATGGCCGCGGTGAAGTCCTTGGCGGGGAGGATTCGCGGGATTAGCGCCGAACGGATTCGCGACGAGTTGGCGCGGCTTTTCAAACCACCTCACGCGGCGCGCGGGCTGGACCTCCTGCGCGAGAGCGGGTTGCTTAACGAGGTCCTGCCGGAACTGGCTGCAACGATCTCCTGCGAGCAATCCCCCGATTTTCACCCCGAAGGCACGGTGTTTGAACACGTGCGCCTGATGCTCTCGAAATTGCCTCTCGGCTCCGACCCATCGCTGCCGTGGGCTGTCATGCTCCATGATATTGCCAAGCCGCTCACCGCAAGTCCGGACCCCCAAACGGGCGGCATTCATTTCTATGGCCATGAAAAACTCGGAGCGGAAATGGCCTCGACTATTTTGGAGCGGCTGCGCTTTCCCCGAAAGCAGATCGAAGCGGTGGTCAAGGCGGTGCGCTCTCACATGCAATTCAAGGACGCGCCGCAGATGCGCAAGGCTACTTTGCGGCGGCTGCTACTGCGGCCCACTTTCTCGCTCGAACTCGAGTTGCATCGGCTCGATTGCCTCGGCTCCCATGGCCGATTAGATGTTTATGAGTTTCTTACAACCGAAGCTGAGGCCCTGGAAAAACAACCCGAAATTCGCCCGCCTCTGCTGAAGGGTGATGATTTAATCGCCCTGGGAATGAAACCCGGCCCTGCCATGGGGGTGTTGCTGGCCGAAATCCGGGAAAAGCAGTTGCAGGACGAACTCAAAACCAAAGCTCAGGCCCGGCAATGGGCCAGAGAGCGTATTGCGCAAATCAAATGAAGCGCTTTTCCGCAAATACAACATGCGCTACAACCGTAAGCTGCCGAGGATTCTCCCTTTCCCCTTCGGGAGTGGAGAGGGCCCGGGGAGAGGGGTCCCTCTATGTGTAATCCATCCCACGGTCTTTCCCGTAAGACCCGTGCGCAGCCCCCCGCCCGGGCACGTCATTCACCCAGCATCATCGAGCAGATTCGCGCCAGCACGAGCGCGCCTGCTTTTGGACGATTTGTAAAATCCCTCCTCATCGAGCTTTGCCAAATCGATACCACACCCAAACCGGAGATAGCGCTCATGCGAGCTGCCGAGGAGAAGTGCTTTCGCGTCATTGAACGAGAATTGCCCAAACTGGGATTCCCTGGCGCGCTGATCGGGAGACGGCCTATCAATCCGGCCATTGAGCGGAATCCCAATTATTCGCTGCTTCACTTTACCAAGACAGCCCGGCGTCCAGAAGGCCTTTCGCCGCAGGAGGTGTATGCCGGTCGAAATAATCTCATTTTCCAAATCCCAGGCAGTGCTCATCGCCAAGCTGGACTATCGATTGCCCTGAATGCTCACATCGATGTCGTAGCGCCTTACTTCCCACCCCGGTCCAAAGGCAGCGTGGTGTATGGCCGGGGCGCCTGTGACGACAAAGGGCCGGTGGTTGGTATTATCGCGGCGCTCAAGGTGCTCGCCAAAGTCATGCCCCAAAGTGGACTGAACCGTAACCTGTTGGCGATGTTCGTGGTTGAGGAGGAAACTGGCGGAAACGGTTCGCTCTCGCTGGCTCTGGATTCCCAATTGAAAAAGCTCTATGACAGCGTCGTGGTCTGCGAATGCACCGGACTCAGGGTTCACCCCGCGAATCGCGGCGCGGTCTGGTATCGCGCCGAACTCCAACCGCTCGCTGGAGTCTCGACTTTCGAGATGTTCGCCTTTGTTAATGAAGAGATGGAAAAAGAGGGAGCCGCCATCCGTGCCGAGAGCCGCCACGTGCTCTTCCCCCAGCGGCCCGTGCAGACCTGCCATGGAATGGTCGGCCCGTTTGGCGAGCACCCCAGCCGCATCTGCGGCGAAGTCAGTTTTCGCATCGAATTCGGCCAGCCGCCTGAGGCCGAAATTGCGGCTTTGGTTGGGGACTGCCTCGATGCGGGTTTGGCCAATTACATTGGGCTTTATGGGGACAAGACCAAAGTGCTCGATCCCGCAACGCGCGAGCCAATGGTGGCGCGCCATTACGATATTCAAACGACCAGCAGAGGGTTTCGAGTCATGGTACACGGCGCCGCAGGGCACATGGGGTCCATTCGTGAACGGGACGGCGCCGTTACGAAGATGGCCCACCTCGTGCGCAGCCTCGTCTATTCCAGGCCCCGGCTCGAGTGTTTGGCGGGCGCCAGCCTGCACCTGGCCCTGGACATTTCTGGCGCATCCAAGGCGAACTCAGGAGTTGAGCGCACCCAGGCAGGTCGTGCTCCTGGCGGGTTGGTGCTCGAAGGCGGCCAGGGCTTCGTGCCGACTCACAGCATGGAAGAGGTCATGACCCGAATGAGGCAGGCGGCTCAACGCGGGGCTGAAACATACCTCCGCCGCCTTGGGCGCAGCGAACGCGGCGAAGACGCCGTCGAAGTCGTCTATGAAAAACTGCACAATGCCGCTTTTGACGGCGACCCGAACTCGCCCTCGATGCGCACGGCCCTGAGCGCAGCCCGGGCCTGCCGCCTCCCAGCCAGTGAACCGGTCCTGGGCTGGACCGTCTCCTGCGACGCCCGCCTCTTCGCCACACAATACCCCTCGCTCCCGGTCCTGACGTTCGGGCCCGGGCAACTGGTTCATGCTCATTCCGACCACGAACAAATTGCGCTCGATGAAATCCGGACAGCGGCGGAATTCCTCGCCCTGTTTGTCTTGCATCAAACAGGCACCTTTTCCAATGAGCCTTCAAGATGAGACTACTGAGGAGTCCCTAACATGAACTATACCTTTAATCTGCATTGGTGCAAAACACTCCACAGTTGTTTCTTTAGAAGGGCGCACCGCGTAGCGGTGCCGTGCCGGTAGCCGTGGGCCTCGGCCCACGGAAGAGCCAACAAATCGAGGTTGCGTCGCGTAGCGACGCTTGATTAGCCTGCCCCGCCTAACGGGAATCAGACACCCCTAAAAGATTATGGCCAACACCTTCACCAAACTCCGCCTTGGAATCATCGGCGCCGGGTCCGTGGTGCGCGAGATTTACCAGTTCCTCTACTTTCGCAGCCGGTACTCGGGGTTGCTGGACATCTGCGGCGTCGCCGACCCTAACGCCGATTGCCGGAATTGGTTTGGGGACCTGGCGGGATTGCCTGCCGCGCGCCGGTTTGCCTCGTTTGAAGAACTCATCGCCCGGGTGGAATTGGATGCCGTCCAGGTGAACACGCCGGACCATCTGCATCGTGCCCCCGCTGTCGCGGCAATGAACGCAGGGCTGGATGTCGTCGTGCCCAAGCCGGCTGCGGCTTGTGTGGCCGACGTCCAGGCCATGCTTCAGGCTGCGAGAAAAAATCAACGCTTCCTTGGAGTCGATTTCCACAAGCGCCAGGACCCCCGCATTAGGGAGGCCGGGGCCCGTTTTGAGAGTGGACGCTATGGGGTTTTCCAGAGTGCTGTCTTCTACATGCTCGATAAGCTGCTTGTGGCCGACCCAAACCATACCCATCGATTTTTTGCCTCCCCCGATTTTGTCGAAAAGAACACGCCCATATCATTCCTGACGGTCCACATGTCCGATGCCCTGATGCAGATCATTAAGCTCAAACCGGTTCAGGCGCGCGCCACCGGTTACGCGCACAAATTACCTTCGCTCAAACCCCGCGCAGTCGCCGGTTATGACCTGGTCGATACGGAAATTGTGTTCGAAAATGGCGGGCTGGCGCACATCATCACGGGCTGGGCTTTGCCAAACACTGCCTGGTCCACCACGGTCCAGTCTGGCCGCATCATCGGCTCGGAAGGGATGATCGATTTAGGCCTCGACACCCCCGGGTTGCGCGAGGTCCACAGCGACGGCCTTTCCGAACTCAACCCGCTGTTCCGGAATTTTGAAACAGGCAATACTGTCTCCGGTTACGGGATTAGCAACCCAGGCCATTTATACGAGCAACTCCTTTCCTGGCGCAACGGCACGATGAGCGAGGCCAAGCGCAATGAAGCCCTGGACCCGATGACGCTGGGCTTTTATACAACGCTGGTGTTGGAAGCCGCCGAGTTGAGCCTGGCAACGGGCAAAAAACTGCCCGGCGGCGCTACTCTGGGACCTGCTGTCGATTTGCAGGAGTTAGCGGTTCAACAACTGGGATCGGAAGCAGGGTTGATATGAGAATTGGCAAAGGGATTGATTCTCCTGGAATTGATTCTCCTTGCGTTCTTTGAGTTCTCTTGCGGCCCATCTGGAAGTAGCCGCAAAGGAACGCAGGGAACGCAAAGACCCGGAGCCGCATCCTGGCGGCTGAGGTAATGCCTCAGTGACTACGGGGCTGCCGGCTGAAGCCGGCGTTCCGCACGCGCGGAACGCCGCCTTTAGGCGGCAGCGCCCGCCGTCACTAACCGATTACCGGCTGAGGACATTTTCGGTTGCGGCACGGTGGGTGCTGCATAAAATGGCAGGCGCGATGGTCTGGCCGGCGAATAAAGCCGGCCTGGAAACGTCGAAGTCTGTTGAGTGGTGAACCACGTAAAGAAAATTTATGAAGCTAATGAACCGCCAAAATCCGCTGGCTGCCCTTGCGCTGGCCGGCCTGTTGACCGGCTGTGCCTCGACAGGAGTCAAAAACCCTTCCGGCGTGCCCGTAACTCAAATGCGTCCCGATGAACAGGGGTTCGTTGCCGGGACCGGCGTCGAATCGCAAGACCTCGTCGCTGTGACGGACAAGATGTCGCGCAGCATTCTCTCGACCCCGCAAATCATGAATGCGCAGGGGACGCCTCGCGTCATTCTCGATCCGGTCGAGAACGCCACCCGGTTTCCTATCAACAAAGACATCTTCCTCGATCGCATCCGGGCCGAATTGAACAGCCGTGCGCGGGGCAAAGTGATCTTTCTGGCGCGCGAGCGCATGGCGGCCCTCGAACGCGAGCGGCAGTTGAAGCTCTCCGGGCAGGTCACGGCCAGCGCCGACCCGCGCGTGGTCGAATTCAAAGGCGCCGACTTTATCCTCACCGGCAAGCTCTCGGGCCTGACCACCCGGACCAGCGCCGGCACCAGCGATTATATCCTCTACACGTTCCAGCTTATTGACGCCAGAACCACCGATATCATTTGGGAGGATTCATCGGAAATTAAGAAGCAGGGCCTTGAGGATGCCGCTTACCGGTAGCCCCGTGGAAAACAAAGTCCCCTCCATGGACCCAATGTTTCATTCACGAAAGCTCACGCGACGGCTATGGCGGTGCGCTCACCAGTTTGGCGCGAGGGAGCGCCCAACTGCGCATGGGGTGGGCGCGCTCCCCATGGTCTGGCTTTGTGTTGGCTTGCTGGCGGGGGGTTGCGCCAGCACACCGCCCGCCAAACCTGTGGTGCTAACCGGCAACATCATGGTCGATGGTCCAAACGCTATCGCCAACGGACCGGCTCGGGACAAAGTCCTCTGGGAATATCGCCTGGCGGCTGCAGCCATGCGGCAGGGCCAGTTCGCCCTGGCCAAACAGAACCTTGACGATGCGCTGACAACCCTTCAAGGCATTTACGGGCCCGACCCCAATGCGCGCAAGGCGCGCGGTTATTTTCATGCCGAATCCAAAAAGACCTTCATCGGCGAACCCTATGAGCGCTCGATGGCTTACATCTATCGGGGCATTCTCTACTGGATGGACGGCCAACCGGACAACGCCCGCGCCTGCTTTCGCAGCGCGGAGGTCGAGGACAGCGACACCGAGGAGCACAAATACGCAGGCGATTGGGTCTTGCCCGATTACCTGGATGGCTTCGCCACACTCAAGCTGGGCGAGGACGGGTCGGATGCCTTCAAACGCGCGCAGGCCGACGCGCATGGCGTGAAGCTCCCACCTTACAACCCCGGGGCTAATGTCCTTTTCTTTTTTGAGTTCGGACCCGGTCCGACCAAATACGCCACGGGCCAGTATGCGCAGGAACTCCGGTTCCGCGTGAGGTCCTCTCCGGTCAATGCCGCCGAGTTCTTTGTCGATTCCAACAAGTTTTCTGCTGCCCCTACTGATGATGTCTGGTTTCAAGCCAGCACGCGAGGGGGGCGAGTAATGGATCACATCCTCGGCAACAAAGCGGTTTTCAAATCCGCTACCGACATCGCGGGCGACGTGGCCATCGGCGCGGGCCTGGGGACCGCCGTAATGAGCCGCGATAGCACAGCGGAGGAAGTTGGTTTGGGCGTGGCCCTCGTCGGCGCCCTGACTAAAGTGGTTTCCGCCGCCACGATACCGGAGGCCGACACCCGCTCCTGGGACAACCTCCCGCGTTACCTGAGCTTCGCTTGCATGTCGCTCCCGCCCGGCCCGCACACCCTCACTGTCGAATTTCAGGATGCCGCCGGCCTGACCCTGCCGCAGTTGACAAAGACGATTAGTTTCGCCGTGCCCGAGGACGGGAAGGACAAAGTCATTTTTGTCAGTGATCAATCCATAACACCTCAAAAGATATGAAAAAGAATCTGCTTGCTTTGGGCCTGCTCGCCCCGGGCTTGGCCTTGTTGAGCGGGTGCGCCCATGACACGGGCGCATTCCGCCCGCAAAACGCCACGGTCAACAACCTCGAAGATAGCTCCCGGTTTGTCCTGCTGGACAGAGGAGCCCAGTACTCAGTTACTTGTGTGGACCTTCAGGAGTCGCGCCTTTCGGATGGGCGGATGCAAGTGGCGGCCAACCTGCGCAATCGCGAGAACCGCCGCATCCAGGTCCAGGCCAATTGCGTCTTCAAAGATGCCCAGGGATTCGTCGTCGATGATACACCGTTCCAAAATGTGTTTCTGGATGAAAACGCCCAGGAAGGCGTGAAGTTTGTCTCCGCCAACGACAAGGCCCTGCGCTATACCATTCGCGTGCGCCAGGCCCGGTAGCAACGGCCAGGCCCCCGACTCACCGTCCGCGCGAAGCGTCTTGGACTGCGGCAGCCCTCTGCCGCTTTTGGATGTCCTTTCATTCTGACCCCGCCCCCCCAATTCGGTTACGGGATCAGCGGAATTTTAGTTTCCGTGCTGCCAGGAGCACCATGCGCAGAAGCAACCAACCATGTTGCCAGCGTCTAATATTCGTTTCTCCGTACGTGCGCGCGGCGTAACGGACCGGCACATCCGCTATGCGCAGGTTTAATCTTGCCGCGCCAAAGA encodes:
- the thpR gene encoding RNA 2',3'-cyclic phosphodiesterase, whose translation is MCLPDQISPEPLRLFIAIPLPEEIKIALENVQRELRHAAPKEGLRWTTRDQLHLTLRFLGNVQTQHVDALTQALRSASETYSALELRSQGLGAFPNRGAPRVLWAAIEDKTKQLPSLQAAIQSATLVFTNEKPEERFAGHITLARVKRIKPSEAKVLAAALGARGSRVFGEWTAREVHLCAANSLRRGRNIPS
- a CDS encoding menaquinone biosynthesis protein → MYNHQPQKLRMAPQEPVEALAHRAEREKRAANLQRESSLEQSLAPFRVGSVGYLNAVPLTRGIEDQVVFTTPSMLAQMLQRDELDAALVSVVEVLFNDRYDILDGIGIASLGEVKSVILAHRRPIEEAREIFCDTASLTSIELLRVLLAEHGLKPEFKPLPSYDFAALPDYALLIGDRALDLLLGPRQHEIWDLGAAWYELTRLPFVYAVWALRRGVENSTLRRQLREARDFGLDTLDIIIRERTEYDYDFRKDYLGWHIHYHVGSDEKRGLERFIQLLRKHGAAATYEPRFVV
- the mqnE gene encoding aminofutalosine synthase MqnE, with translation MGVHFFVQHGELRDIYQKVAAGERITDSEALRLFASKDLNGLGAIADLARQRKSGNRASYIINRYINYSNYCILSCQFCAFARKKRDADGFQFTVEEIVQKAREALHLGITELHIVGGLHPSLPFSYYTDLLKALRALDPRLQLKCFTAIEILHLAWLAKKSLEETLRELKEAGLQSLTGGGAEIFRKEIRSAIARGKESAEEYLDVHRTWHRLGGRSTCTMLYGHIESPADRVDHLRQLRELQDETRGFVGFVPLPYHPENNDIPVSHPPTGFDTLRTVAVSRIYLDNFDHITAYWVAFGLKLAQVALSYGADDLHGTILEEHIFHMAGAKSPQVQTEADMIKAIREAGRVPVQRNTFYEPIKEWDGPAPAAATVNETNGTASALLEQNLATA
- the rpsU gene encoding 30S ribosomal protein S21 — encoded protein: MTEIKLKKGEPVERALRRLKKTIDREGTLKVVRDHRHFEKPSERRRRKEKAARFSAMLTARYADL
- a CDS encoding sugar phosphate isomerase/epimerase encodes the protein MYSLSSCWNSHRHSDGRAMLREIRELGFEYAELSHGTRISLLPGILEAVDAGEIRISSLHNFCPLPMGVNNSAPNLYQFSAERPRERELAQRYTLKTFELAERVRAPVVVLHLGSIEMKDYTRKLLDMVERGDKETPKYEKLCAELDERREAKKEPFLERTKEVLKALLPEAKARGIKLGAENRQALEELPFESDFQFLFRELASPNLVYWHDTGHAQIKENLGFIAHRMHLESLRERLYGFHIHDVQFPGRDHCAPGSGTIDFAALKPFVKNEHLKIFEFSPSLTPEEVRSGSEHVKRIWGQD
- a CDS encoding CCA tRNA nucleotidyltransferase, coding for MSSKHMDSLRAHAKAIVKRLQARGFAAFWVGGSVRDFLLGRVPEDYDIATGATPAEIEKLFERTIPVGRRFGVVVVIEGGHQFQVATFRAEADYQDGRHPEQVRFGDAKADALRRDFTVNGLFYDPVRDKLQDWVQGEPDLRAGIIRTIGSPAERFAEDHLRLLRAVRLAAQLDFQMDPETMAAVKSLAGRIRGISAERIRDELARLFKPPHAARGLDLLRESGLLNEVLPELAATISCEQSPDFHPEGTVFEHVRLMLSKLPLGSDPSLPWAVMLHDIAKPLTASPDPQTGGIHFYGHEKLGAEMASTILERLRFPRKQIEAVVKAVRSHMQFKDAPQMRKATLRRLLLRPTFSLELELHRLDCLGSHGRLDVYEFLTTEAEALEKQPEIRPPLLKGDDLIALGMKPGPAMGVLLAEIREKQLQDELKTKAQARQWARERIAQIK
- a CDS encoding M20/M25/M40 family metallo-hydrolase, with product MCNPSHGLSRKTRAQPPARARHSPSIIEQIRASTSAPAFGRFVKSLLIELCQIDTTPKPEIALMRAAEEKCFRVIERELPKLGFPGALIGRRPINPAIERNPNYSLLHFTKTARRPEGLSPQEVYAGRNNLIFQIPGSAHRQAGLSIALNAHIDVVAPYFPPRSKGSVVYGRGACDDKGPVVGIIAALKVLAKVMPQSGLNRNLLAMFVVEEETGGNGSLSLALDSQLKKLYDSVVVCECTGLRVHPANRGAVWYRAELQPLAGVSTFEMFAFVNEEMEKEGAAIRAESRHVLFPQRPVQTCHGMVGPFGEHPSRICGEVSFRIEFGQPPEAEIAALVGDCLDAGLANYIGLYGDKTKVLDPATREPMVARHYDIQTTSRGFRVMVHGAAGHMGSIRERDGAVTKMAHLVRSLVYSRPRLECLAGASLHLALDISGASKANSGVERTQAGRAPGGLVLEGGQGFVPTHSMEEVMTRMRQAAQRGAETYLRRLGRSERGEDAVEVVYEKLHNAAFDGDPNSPSMRTALSAARACRLPASEPVLGWTVSCDARLFATQYPSLPVLTFGPGQLVHAHSDHEQIALDEIRTAAEFLALFVLHQTGTFSNEPSR
- a CDS encoding Gfo/Idh/MocA family oxidoreductase, which translates into the protein MANTFTKLRLGIIGAGSVVREIYQFLYFRSRYSGLLDICGVADPNADCRNWFGDLAGLPAARRFASFEELIARVELDAVQVNTPDHLHRAPAVAAMNAGLDVVVPKPAAACVADVQAMLQAARKNQRFLGVDFHKRQDPRIREAGARFESGRYGVFQSAVFYMLDKLLVADPNHTHRFFASPDFVEKNTPISFLTVHMSDALMQIIKLKPVQARATGYAHKLPSLKPRAVAGYDLVDTEIVFENGGLAHIITGWALPNTAWSTTVQSGRIIGSEGMIDLGLDTPGLREVHSDGLSELNPLFRNFETGNTVSGYGISNPGHLYEQLLSWRNGTMSEAKRNEALDPMTLGFYTTLVLEAAELSLATGKKLPGGATLGPAVDLQELAVQQLGSEAGLI
- a CDS encoding CsgG/HfaB family protein, which produces MKLMNRQNPLAALALAGLLTGCASTGVKNPSGVPVTQMRPDEQGFVAGTGVESQDLVAVTDKMSRSILSTPQIMNAQGTPRVILDPVENATRFPINKDIFLDRIRAELNSRARGKVIFLARERMAALERERQLKLSGQVTASADPRVVEFKGADFILTGKLSGLTTRTSAGTSDYILYTFQLIDARTTDIIWEDSSEIKKQGLEDAAYR
- a CDS encoding YcfL family protein encodes the protein MKKNLLALGLLAPGLALLSGCAHDTGAFRPQNATVNNLEDSSRFVLLDRGAQYSVTCVDLQESRLSDGRMQVAANLRNRENRRIQVQANCVFKDAQGFVVDDTPFQNVFLDENAQEGVKFVSANDKALRYTIRVRQAR